A single window of Liolophura sinensis isolate JHLJ2023 chromosome 6, CUHK_Ljap_v2, whole genome shotgun sequence DNA harbors:
- the LOC135467321 gene encoding piggyBac transposable element-derived protein 3-like: MSRNRFYKIAAYLHFVDNEAVTEDQRKQDRVWKLRPWLTSLRDNFGTVSSSEEHQCIDEIMVAFKGRSALKQYMQKKPKKWGFKLWARCSSSEFCHDFAVYQGKGTGMDEQYAPNCGLGGNVVLQLCESLLRNHQYKIFSDNYFTNFEMVVQITKRNYGQFLGTIQTNRCHKAPLKTEKQLALTGRGSMDSVYEKDRNLVVVRWNDNKSVTLLSTYIGTEPIDTVKRYDKAQKKHIEVERPAVVKMYNSNMGGVDLLDMMCTLYKRQLKSKRWYLYIFYHTLTICMVNAWFLCRRDCKLTGTNVKLALKKFQATAADALIKKGKPNRGRPSATFLTSPPAKKQKVTPAPVADVRYDLVDHWPVQPGKRNRCRFCPAGFSWWQCSKCKVHLCICPDRNCFFAYHHK, encoded by the coding sequence ATGAGCAGGAACAGATTTTATAAGATAGCGGCCTATCTTCATTTTGTGGACAATGAGGCCGTTACAGAAGACCAGAGGAAACAGGACCGCGTGTGGAAACTCCGACCGTGGCTGACATCACTCCGTGATAATTTCGGAACTGTTAGCTCTAGTGAAGAACACCAGTGTATTGACGAAATTATGGTAGCATTCAAAGGACGTTCTGCGCTAAAGCAGTACATGCAAAAAAAGCCGAAAAAGTGGGGGTTTAAGTTGTGGGCTCGTTGTAGTTCCTCTGAGTTCTGTCACGACTTTGCAGTCTATCAAGGGAAAGGCACGGGGATGGACGAACAGTATGCGCCTAATTGTGGTCTTGGTGGGAATGTCGTTTTGCAGCTTTGTGAATCATTGCTTCGTAATCACCAATACAAAATTTTCAGTGACAACTACTTCACAAACTTCGAAATGGTGGTCCAGATTACAAAACGCAACTATGGACAGTTCCTTGGAACAATTCAGACTAATCGTTGTCATAAAGCACCCCTCAAGACTGAGAAACAATTAGCACTTACTGGTAGAGGTTCAATGGATAGCGTTTATGAGAAGGACAGGAATCTGGTAGTTGTTAGGTGGAATGATAATAAATCAGTCACTCTGTTGAGCACATACATTGGTACTGAACCTATTGATACAGTGAAGCGATATGATAAGGCCCAGAAGAAGCATATTGAGGTGGAGAGACCAGCCGTAGTGAAAATGTATAATTCTAATATGGGAGGTGTAGATCTACTCGATATGATGTGTACGCTGTACAAAAGACAGCTCAAAAGCAAGCGTTGGTATCTCTACATCTTCTATCACACGCTCACAATCTGTATGGTAAATGCTTGGTTTTTGTGTCGGCGTGATTGCAAGCTCACTGGCACTAACGTCAAACTTGCACTGAAGAAATTTCAAGCAACAGCAGCTGATGCACTTATTAAGAAAGGCAAGCCGAATCGTGGGCGACCATCGGCTACATTCTTGACATCACCTCCAGCAAAGAAACAGAAGGTAACGCCAGCACCCGTTGCCGATGTGAGGTACGACCTTGTTGATCACTGGCCAGTACAACCAGGAAAGCGCAACCGTTGTAGATTCTGTCCTGCTGGATTTTCCTGGTGGCAGTGCTCCAAATGCAAAGTTCATCTGTGTATTTGCCCTGATCGCAACTGTTTTTTCGCTTACCACCATAAGTAA